From the genome of Magnolia sinica isolate HGM2019 chromosome 12, MsV1, whole genome shotgun sequence:
TCAAGGAAATGAATTGGAAGGGAGCCTTCCTCCATGTCTCAGCAACTTGTCATCCCTCCAACTACTTGATCTCTCCGCGAATAGACTCAGTGGGCAAATCTCCTCATCTCTCATCTCTAACCTCACAATGATCCGGTTCCTTTCTCTCTCCCCCAACCGCTTCGAAGGGTCTCTCTCATTTAGCTcatttgctaatctttccaagcTCGAGGTTGTGGAACTTTCAGTACTGGAAGGTGCATATCCTGAGGGCGATGTTATAACTTATCCCAATCAGTTGGAGGTTGAAACTGAATCCACACATTGGGTTCCTAAATTCCAGTTGAAAGTCCTCCACTTATCAAACTGCAACATCAACAAGCTCACTGGTACCATTCCCACCTTCCTTTCCAGCCAACATAACCTGATATCATTAGACCTTTCCCACAACAACATGAAGGGAAAGTTCCCATCTTGGTTGTTAGAGAATAATGAAAGACTACGAGTTCTAGACCTAGGAAGCAATTCCTTAGTCAGCCCATTCCATCTGCCAACTCATTCTAGAAACCTGGATTTATCATTGTTGGACGTCTCCAACAACCAAATCTACGGACAACTTCCTGAAAATATCGGCTCTCTCCTTCCAAATATAGAATACTTAAACATGTCTACAAATGCTCTCCATGGTACCATTCCTCCCTCGGTGGGCAACATGACACAAATTTATACTTTAGATTTGTCGAGAAACAAATTTTCGGGAGAAATACCAGAGCAATTGGCCATTGGTTGCatctcattgaaaaatttgaagCTATCAAACAATAGATTACAAGGCCCAGTGTTTCCGACTCATTCGAACTTGATACAGTTACAGTATCTGTATTTGGATGGGAATATATTCACGGGGAAGATCTCAGCTGGTATATTCAAAAGCCCACAACTAGAGATTTTGGATGTTGGTAAAAACAACATATCCGGTCATCTTCCTACACAGATTGGGAACTTTACTGAATTGAAGTCGCTTTCTATGTCAGATAATTATTTGGAAGGTTCCATTCCAGTCGAGTATTGCAACCTCTACAGTCTTTCCCTTTTGGACCTATCTGAAAATAGAATTTTTGGACCCATACCTTCTTGCTTCAATCTATCTTTGAGCTTCTTACATTTGCAAGGAAATGAGCTTACAGGATTCATGCCAAATGCTTTATCCAAAATCTCCTCCCTTGTTACATTGGACGTCAGGAACAACAAGATATTTGGTAATATTCCAAGTCGGATTGGTTCAATTTCTAATTTAAGGGTTCTTCTCCTCAGAGGAAATAATTTGCAAGGTCGCATTCCCACGCACTTATGTCAACTGAAGAACATCAGTATATTAGATCTTTCACATAATAATCTCTCTGGGCCAGTACCGCCATGCTTTGGTAATATGACATTCGGGAGGGCAAGAGTAACAGACTTTCTAACTTTTGTTGTCTCTCAAGAGACCTATGATGGCTATTTAGATTTATTCCATGGACGTGGATATCGTATTGATATTAGTGTGCCTATGAAACTTTCCTATGCGGCATCAAGTAACGAAGAAGTGGAGTTTATAACAAAGAGGAGGTCTGAAACTTACAAGGGCAACGTTCTTTACTTTATGTCTGGTTTGGATCTGTCATGGAACCAGTTAACAGGTGAAATCCCCCCTGAAATTGGACATCTAACTGCTATTCATGCATTGAACTTGTCCCATAATCAATTGACTGGACCAGTTCCAGAAACCTTCTCAAACCTAAAACAGATTGAGAGCATGGACCTTTCTTACAACAGATTGAGTGGGAAAATTCCTCCTCAACTTACTGATCTCAACTTCCTATCTACATTCACAGTGGCCCACAATAACTTATCTGGTAGGACACCTGACATGAAAGGGCAGTTTAGCACCTTTGGAGCAACCAGCTATGAAGACAATCCTCTACTCTGTGGTCCACCGCTGAAGGGTTGCTTCTCTACTTCTCTGCTACCACCTTCAATGCCAACAACATCAGAAGAGGAGGAAGACAGTTATGACATAATCTTCTATGCATGCTTTTCGGCGTCCTGCACCATCTCGTTCTTGGTTTTCATCTCTCTTCTCTACATCAACCGCTACTGGCGAGGTCTATATTTCTATATGGTCGATGCTTGTATCTATTCATGCTATTATTTTGCTATAGAAAGCTACTATTTTGCTTTAGACAACCTTCGCAAGGTTTTCCCCTGGCTACTTGCATAACCTTCAAGCCAGAACAGTTTCTCCCTGTAACTCAAATTGTAAGACAATATAATAAGCATGTTCATGGAAGACGGTGCTTTTATTTCAAACCAAGTTTCCCTTTTTACTGCGTTTGGTTGTGCAATGAACTGAACTAATAATGAGTAAGTAAACCGGGTATGAACTTCTATTTGGGGCAAGCTGGTTGAGTTTGCAAAATTCAAGTAGAATAGGATCATTCAAATGAATTTTTCATATGGCAAGTGTCCTCAATTCCATGAAGTTACAAATCTGAGTAGGCCAGGGTACAATTTATTGTTTTCTACCAACATCGAATGCATTTAGATATGATCTTTTGAGCAAACCTGTTTCCGGCCAAATACAAATGCTCTGACATAGTCAAGTTGGAATGTTGAaaccaatgggccttgtaacatatTGTTCAATAGCTGCAAAAGTTTTAATGAGATGCAACCCGTAGCCATGCGCTTTCTGGTATCTCTTTAGAAATTATTTCACCACAAATCTAAATAGAACATTCAACTCATGTGAACGATCAAGGAATACTACAAGGCAGATGATTTGTTGCAATGTTAATTTAAATTCAGAAGGTGAAAACTGATGTTTCAAGGAAATTGTCCGTTGATATCCAAGGATGATATTTTCCTTTGAATGCTAATCATCTCCTTATCCCTTTTCCTGTGGGCCATTGAATATAAAAGGTTAGTATATAGCAATAGTCAATCTAGAGGTTAATATCTCCCAACAAATCACatgtttggatcaccaaaccatgaccCCACAAGCACAGTATGCTGATAACCAGATCCTATAAAGAGACCGACaccaggctttttttttttttttttttttcaaaaagaaaaagggaattgATTTCTTGAAGGCAACAATGTACATCCGGGCGGACCCCACAAAAAGAAAGGGGAACAGCCTATCATATGCaccctaaataaaaaaaaaacagagcaaCCAATCAAGCCAAAACCATTGCCCAAAGACCTAGATAGCTGAGCAGACGAACTTTTGTTTCATACTCGCTGCTCCTGACAGTGCGGCTTTATTCTTGATGGGGATGATCATATGCATATTTGGCACTCTTATCTAGAGCCGTCTATTTTCTAAAGTCTCAGATGAAATGGTGGTGATCATGTATTTGAAATGACATTTTAGAAGCGTAGTCAGTCCACGATGGACCCTATGGAATGGATGGCTCAAGTTTCATTGATCAGACCTATTTTAATAAGAAGCATTTTTTTTTGAGTGGAAGCGGATTGATCTTGTCTCCACCTTCACAGACTCAGTTGAGGCAAGGCtccgtagggcccactataatgtatggtCTTATCCACCCTCTCCAgccattatttatgtatttattatttttttttttaagaaaagagCTGTGTATATTTTAATTCATGGAAAAAACTTTACAATCAGCAGCGTTGGACACAAGCTAACCAAAGGAGGCCTGGCCGCCACGCCATACAGACCCAGGACTGGTACaaccaaaaaagagaaaaatctcATGACTCCCGAAATGTCTCAATACCCGCTTTGTCGAGAAAACAGTCCCCTGATGATTTGAGGGAGGGCTTGCGTTCTATCCGTCAAGAAATTCCCCTGGTTGGCCGCCCCTGCAAGAGCAAGCCCATCCACCGGACCATTAATTTCGCAGGGGATGAGAGATATGGAAAAAGTCCCTTTGACCTGAAGAGCCTTAATCCTCTGTAACCAATAGCTCCATTTCCAGTCAAGAATCGCGTTTACCTTAAGAGCCTCCACCACAAATGAAGAGTCGGACTCAATGAGAACCCGGTGAAATTTTCGGGAAATAGTTTGAGACATACCGTCATGGAGAGCCTATAGTTCAGCCCAGTTATTCGAGCCAACACCGTAGCCggaataaaatacaaaaatcagatcGCCGTTGGAGTCCCTGCAGACGCCCCCAACCCCTGACGGACCTGGGTTACTGGCTGCTGCACCGTCTACATTCAGTTTAACCAAGCCTCCAAGAGGTCTGTCCCATTTAACAAAATGGTAAGACTTTGGAAGAGGAGGGTTAATTGGGATGCCAAGCCAGTGGAACGTGTGATGGGAGGTTGGGGAGCCAGCAAACATTTTTCCAATTAGCCACCTTACACGATTTATCACCTTTCTGCTGTTAGGCAAGGTCCCATCAAATTTGGTTGCGTTCCTAGCTTTCCATAATTCCCATACAATCAGGCACGGTGTGATGCGGCGAAGGAGGTGTGGCCGGCCACTTGGAAGATTTGAATGCCACCATAGGAAGAAACGGTTCCCAATCAATGGCGAAAGAGGGATCAGGAGATAAAAATTGTCACTAAATTCCTTCCAAACTTTGGATGCAAGGGCTCCTTTGATGAACAGGCGTTCCAACGATTCACATGGAGAGAAATCTTGTTCATCATCACAACAAACACATCTAGACGTGAGGGAGATTCCCCGAGATTGGACCCTGTCATCAGTTGGAATGGCCCCTTGGAAGATCCTCCAGAGAAATGTTGAGATTTTGTATGGAATCTTAGGATCCCAGATGCGTTTGGCCCAAACAATACCCTGCCCAACTATTCTGCAAACAGCccacctagatttaactatataaATACCAGAGCGATTGTGTGGCCAAACTAAACAATCGGACTGATCTGAAGTGTAAATCCCCGCCTGAATGATGTGATCTAAATCCCCTGTAGGAAGTAAGTCGAAATCCGGCGACTGAGGATTGATACCATCATGTGAGACGAAGTCGCTAACTGACATGTGGAGCATGTCATCAGGAATTGGTTGAGTCGCCCAGTCAGCAAGCCGCCCAATACCAGTCCAATTGTTGTGCCAGAGGTTGATAGAGCCACGCCCCACCTTCCACTGTAAGTTCCTATTCAAAACAGGGGACAGGGAGAGGACGTGTTTccagaggggggaggggggagaAAGGGGGGAAGCAAGCGTACTCTGTTGAAGGTGGCCATATCTGGAGGTGACGTAATCAGCCCAAAGACTGCTTCTGCTCTCTATTTTTGCCGTCCAAACCATTTTCAATATGAGAGCAACCATAACCTCTCTAAGTTTTCTAATACCCAGTCCACCTTCTCTTGGCCTGGATATTTTGCCCCAGTTAATCCAATGACATTTTGATTTTCCTTCCTGCCAGCCCCATAAAAAATTGGCAAAACAACTGAGTAGGTATAGAGGTCGCAGACTCCATCCTCTCCAGCCATgaatatttttagctcattttgaGGGAGaatttgaggtagatccaaggctcaagtagacaacAACAAAGTAAGCAACCGTGATAATAATGACCTCCGTTACCACCTTCCTAAAGccgaccgtgatgtttatttgccaatcattatgttcataaggtcacatggaccttgaggaagggaaaacacaaacatcagcttgatcaaaacttctattGCTCACAAGAAGTCTGAAgtttaatggtagaagttcaatctccaatttgtggtctacttgagcattggatctgcctaatttttagtctcaaatcctaaaatgatctacaaaatggatggacaacatgataaactccatacatcacagtgaacccCACAGGACTAAGTCCATCCAGTCTCGGATAGGACGCATGGGTTGGACCCAATGGCTCATCCGTATGGATTTATTGCACTCTTTGATTTGAAATCCCTAtcggattttatatatatatatatatatatatatatatatatatatatatatatatatatatatatatatagcagataCTTTAGACAGAAACTCAAACCAAATGTTGGTGTGGAATTCCGCTTATCGTTGTAGAACCATTTGACCCTCAAGTGCAATGTGCGGTTGCACGCAAGAGGAGACTCCCACTGATGCTTGCTAGTATGAGATGAGAATCATTCATCAAATTGCTTGACCACACATGCCATGCGTGATCCAAATAATTCTTAAGGTGCTTGGCAGCATGCACCATGTGAAATCTAAGTTAGTCATTTGGTAGTCTGCACCACATGTGTGATGGATGGATAAGATCATTGTATGGAATGTTGTAAGTGCTCTAGttgtatgctcctttggttgtcaaattttgtagtgccaaaacctcaatccaTGTCTTGTATAGCTCATTAGTATATATGTTCAAGTCATTGCATAtgagttcaagacattgcatcacctctctaaatactttacttcaagtcaagaacgaagaactacttcaaaccatttcaagaaatgcaaataTAAGCTAGAACGAAAGAAGAGATCTTGtttaaagactcaagttagtgtgcaactcaagatgaagtgtaattcaagctctaaaagATCTTAAGTcgtctcaagcttcacaatcttcaaaggtcaactatcatctgaagaaatgaagtcttgATGTTCATACctcatttcaaggtatgattgaccttagattgactttagggtaggtcattttatatacataattcaaattgaattactttacatgtatttggactgttctaagactaatcttgaactctattcgactagtcctagcactggcttgaccagtccaagaaattttaggaccaatcctaagttgttacaattttttagaattttttggttgagctacgaccagtcccgGCATCTACTTGACCGGTCGTAAGAATAGTGATGACTCGATccaggaccagtcgtgcacctgcgactcaaactacagtgaccaaacttggtgcctcacgaccagtcgtaggatggtcatgaccagtcgtggaggtgtcacgactagtcgtggaggtgtCACGACCGATCATGGAGTgcctacgactagtcatgaaaTGATTTTATCTGATCACACTCAAATATTCAAAAATCTTcttgacctacgaccagtcgtagtgtcttCAGGACCAGTtgaagatgcgatttctacaactataaatagaacacgaatttcagagttgaACAATtgaattcaagtaaaattaaggtatcactctgagagataagttgtgttctttttaagctatattatgtatatttaaaattctcttttgttagctttattgatttgattttatttctatattccaatctaaattaaaaagagaaattattatattccttcttcttggaatcaaaatcaaatatagctagcccaactggtttaatttaaaatcaattagaacctagaaccattttaaagtgagtattggacattgaacttctatattcgaacttctactccgattggttcttccgggctgctacaaaaggagaaatccaggtattttacattattgtaaatttctttcttttggttttatttgagattgagccagaaaaatctcattgtgtttggttatctgaggagagccagaaaacttagaagtagggcttttgaattgtgtaagcccatttgaaagacacaattgtaaaggttttaggtgaacctgacaaacctattttcatagtgaatgctaatattccctgtgtgaggatattaggagtggagtagcaagctgtgtggctgttgtttaacagttggtgtacacataggcgaaccgctataactctttgtattttgtcgatgtgtgatttatttttcatatcttttatcattcaaagttgtgggatgtatgtgtggatgtgaatgtcgtaatatttacatttcaagtattgtggggaatgttgtaatagtttagaacttatttcttgttatttcctttatttcctttcagtttgagtttttgatattcaaattgttctagtaaggttgtcctgccataaacccttggtttttatggtgtaaggttgtccttagaacaacattggtatcatccTCTCTCTTCtagtatttgaggttgctttacatttccatattttgATTTGTTTAacgtgctatctttcctttattcatttaaattccgctgttaaagttttaatttggcttagtcctattcccccccc
Proteins encoded in this window:
- the LOC131221506 gene encoding receptor-like protein 15 isoform X4, whose translation is MDWALVMWSCALVFVQYHSHGCLGYLDKERTSLLEIKASINYPNGSSLPTWEDGTDCCSWERIKCNNATGRVTEISLKDTREYKLGEWYLNADLLLSFGELRSLDLSENYLAGWVDREGFKRWSRLSKLEHLDLSYNPLNESILPYLGALLSLKSLSLRSNNFGLPDRGIEVEYSPPIILYTSFEMLSRLGNLEQLDLSWNQLNRSILPYLGALSSLKSLDLSWNNLEGCFPSKELANLSKLEVLDLGHNQLNGSLFLQDLCNLENLQELDLQGNELEGSLPPCLSNLSSLQLLDLSANRLSGQISSSLISNLTMIRFLSLSPNRFEGSLSFSSFANLSKLEVVELSVLEGAYPEGDVITYPNQLEVETESTHWVPKFQLKVLHLSNCNINKLTGTIPTFLSSQHNLISLDLSHNNMKGKFPSWLLENNERLRVLDLGSNSLVSPFHLPTHSRNLDLSLLDVSNNQIYGQLPENIGSLLPNIEYLNMSTNALHGTIPPSVGNMTQIYTLDLSRNKFSGEIPEQLAIGCISLKNLKLSNNRLQGPVFPTHSNLIQLQYLYLDGNIFTGKISAGIFKSPQLEILDVGKNNISGHLPTQIGNFTELKSLSMSDNYLEGSIPVEYCNLYSLSLLDLSENRIFGPIPSCFNLSLSFLHLQGNELTGFMPNALSKISSLVTLDVRNNKIFGNIPSRIGSISNLRVLLLRGNNLQGRIPTHLCQLKNISILDLSHNNLSGPVPPCFGNMTFGRARVTDFLTFVVSQETYDGYLDLFHGRGYRIDISVPMKLSYAASSNEEVEFITKRRSETYKGNVLYFMSGLDLSWNQLTGEIPPEIGHLTAIHALNLSHNQLTGPVPETFSNLKQIESMDLSYNRLSGKIPPQLTDLNFLSTFTVAHNNLSGRTPDMKGQFSTFGATSYEDNPLLCGPPLKGCFSTSLLPPSMPTTSEEEEDSYDIIFYACFSASCTISFLVFISLLYINRYWRGLYFYMVDACIYSCYYFAIESYYFALDNLRKVFPWLLA
- the LOC131221506 gene encoding receptor-like protein 15 isoform X6; this translates as MDWALVMWSCALVFVQYHSHGCLGYLDKERTSLLEIKASINYPNGSSLPTWEDGTDCCSWERIKCNNATGRVTEISLKDTREYKLGEWYLNADLLLSFGELRSLDLSENYLAGWVDREGFKRWSRLSKLEHLDLSYNPLNESILPYLGALLSLKSLSLRSNNFGLPDRGIEVEYSPPIILYTSFEMLSRLGNLEQLDLSWNQLNRSILPYLGALSSLKSLDLSWNNLEGCFPSKELANLSRLEVLDLRYNRLNGSLLLQDLCNLENLQELDLQGNELEGSLPPCLSNLSSLQLLDLSANRLSGQISSSLISNLTMIRFLSLSPNRFEGSLSFSSFANLSKLEVVELSVLEGAYPEGDVITYPNQLEVETESTHWVPKFQLKVLHLSNCNINKLTGTIPTFLSSQHNLISLDLSHNNMKGKFPSWLLENNERLRVLDLGSNSLVSPFHLPTHSRNLDLSLLDVSNNQIYGQLPENIGSLLPNIEYLNMSTNALHGTIPPSVGNMTQIYTLDLSRNKFSGEIPEQLAIGCISLKNLKLSNNRLQGPVFPTHSNLIQLQYLYLDGNIFTGKISAGIFKSPQLEILDVGKNNISGHLPTQIGNFTELKSLSMSDNYLEGSIPVEYCNLYSLSLLDLSENRIFGPIPSCFNLSLSFLHLQGNELTGFMPNALSKISSLVTLDVRNNKIFGNIPSRIGSISNLRVLLLRGNNLQGRIPTHLCQLKNISILDLSHNNLSGPVPPCFGNMTFGRARVTDFLTFVVSQETYDGYLDLFHGRGYRIDISVPMKLSYAASSNEEVEFITKRRSETYKGNVLYFMSGLDLSWNQLTGEIPPEIGHLTAIHALNLSHNQLTGPVPETFSNLKQIESMDLSYNRLSGKIPPQLTDLNFLSTFTVAHNNLSGRTPDMKGQFSTFGATSYEDNPLLCGPPLKGCFSTSLLPPSMPTTSEEEEDSYDIIFYACFSASCTISFLVFISLLYINRYWRGLYFYMVDACIYSCYYFAIESYYFALDNLRKVFPWLLA
- the LOC131221506 gene encoding receptor-like protein 15 isoform X3, with amino-acid sequence MDWALVMWSCALVFVQYHSHGCLGYLDKERTSLLEIKASINYPNGSSLPTWEDGTDCCSWERIKCNNATGRVTEISLKDTREYKLGEWYLNADLLLSFGELRSLDLSENYLAGWVDREGFKRWSRLSKLEHLDLSYNPLNESILPYLGALLSLKSLSLRSNNFGLPDRGIEVEYSPPIILYTSFEMLSRLGNLEQLDLSWNQLNRSILPYLGALSSLKSLDLSWNNLEGCFPSKELANLSKLEVLDLGHNQLNGSLFLQELANLSRLEVLDLRYNRLNGSLLLQDLCNLENLQELDLQGNELEGSLPPCLSNLSSLQLLDLSANRLSGQISSSLISNLTMIRFLSLSPNRFEGSLSFSSFANLSKLEVVELSVLEGAYPEGDVITYPNQLEVETESTHWVPKFQLKVLHLSNCNINKLTGTIPTFLSSQHNLISLDLSHNNMKGKFPSWLLENNERLRVLDLGSNSLVSPFHLPTHSRNLDLSLLDVSNNQIYGQLPENIGSLLPNIEYLNMSTNALHGTIPPSVGNMTQIYTLDLSRNKFSGEIPEQLAIGCISLKNLKLSNNRLQGPVFPTHSNLIQLQYLYLDGNIFTGKISAGIFKSPQLEILDVGKNNISGHLPTQIGNFTELKSLSMSDNYLEGSIPVEYCNLYSLSLLDLSENRIFGPIPSCFNLSLSFLHLQGNELTGFMPNALSKISSLVTLDVRNNKIFGNIPSRIGSISNLRVLLLRGNNLQGRIPTHLCQLKNISILDLSHNNLSGPVPPCFGNMTFGRARVTDFLTFVVSQETYDGYLDLFHGRGYRIDISVPMKLSYAASSNEEVEFITKRRSETYKGNVLYFMSGLDLSWNQLTGEIPPEIGHLTAIHALNLSHNQLTGPVPETFSNLKQIESMDLSYNRLSGKIPPQLTDLNFLSTFTVAHNNLSGRTPDMKGQFSTFGATSYEDNPLLCGPPLKGCFSTSLLPPSMPTTSEEEEDSYDIIFYACFSASCTISFLVFISLLYINRYWRGLYFYMVDACIYSCYYFAIESYYFALDNLRKVFPWLLA
- the LOC131221506 gene encoding receptor-like protein 15 isoform X5, with the translated sequence MDWALVMWSCALVFVQYHSHGCLGYLDKERTSLLEIKASINYPNGSSLPTWEDGTDCCSWERIKCNNATGRVTEISLKDTREYKLGEWYLNADLLLSFGELRSLDLSENYLAGWVDREGFKRWSRLSKLEHLDLSYNPLNESILPYLGALLSLKSLSLRSNNFGLPDRGIEVEYSPPIILYTSFEMLSRLGNLEQLDLSWNQLNRSILPYLGALSSLKSLDLSWNNLEGCFPSKELANLSKLEVLDLGFNQLNGSLFLQDLCNLENLQELDLQGNELEGSLPPCLSNLSSLQLLDLSANRLSGQISSSLISNLTMIRFLSLSPNRFEGSLSFSSFANLSKLEVVELSVLEGAYPEGDVITYPNQLEVETESTHWVPKFQLKVLHLSNCNINKLTGTIPTFLSSQHNLISLDLSHNNMKGKFPSWLLENNERLRVLDLGSNSLVSPFHLPTHSRNLDLSLLDVSNNQIYGQLPENIGSLLPNIEYLNMSTNALHGTIPPSVGNMTQIYTLDLSRNKFSGEIPEQLAIGCISLKNLKLSNNRLQGPVFPTHSNLIQLQYLYLDGNIFTGKISAGIFKSPQLEILDVGKNNISGHLPTQIGNFTELKSLSMSDNYLEGSIPVEYCNLYSLSLLDLSENRIFGPIPSCFNLSLSFLHLQGNELTGFMPNALSKISSLVTLDVRNNKIFGNIPSRIGSISNLRVLLLRGNNLQGRIPTHLCQLKNISILDLSHNNLSGPVPPCFGNMTFGRARVTDFLTFVVSQETYDGYLDLFHGRGYRIDISVPMKLSYAASSNEEVEFITKRRSETYKGNVLYFMSGLDLSWNQLTGEIPPEIGHLTAIHALNLSHNQLTGPVPETFSNLKQIESMDLSYNRLSGKIPPQLTDLNFLSTFTVAHNNLSGRTPDMKGQFSTFGATSYEDNPLLCGPPLKGCFSTSLLPPSMPTTSEEEEDSYDIIFYACFSASCTISFLVFISLLYINRYWRGLYFYMVDACIYSCYYFAIESYYFALDNLRKVFPWLLA
- the LOC131221506 gene encoding receptor-like protein 15 isoform X1, with amino-acid sequence MDWALVMWSCALVFVQYHSHGCLGYLDKERTSLLEIKASINYPNGSSLPTWEDGTDCCSWERIKCNNATGRVTEISLKDTREYKLGEWYLNADLLLSFGELRSLDLSENYLAGWVDREGFKRWSRLSKLEHLDLSYNPLNESILPYLGALLSLKSLSLRSNNFGLPDRGIEVEYSPPIILYTSFEMLSRLGNLEQLDLSWNQLNRSILPYLGALSSLKSLDLSWNNLEGCFPSKELANLSKLEVLDLGFNQLNGSLFLQELANLSKLEVLDLGHNQLNGSLFLQELANLSRLEVLDLRYNRLNGSLLLQDLCNLENLQELDLQGNELEGSLPPCLSNLSSLQLLDLSANRLSGQISSSLISNLTMIRFLSLSPNRFEGSLSFSSFANLSKLEVVELSVLEGAYPEGDVITYPNQLEVETESTHWVPKFQLKVLHLSNCNINKLTGTIPTFLSSQHNLISLDLSHNNMKGKFPSWLLENNERLRVLDLGSNSLVSPFHLPTHSRNLDLSLLDVSNNQIYGQLPENIGSLLPNIEYLNMSTNALHGTIPPSVGNMTQIYTLDLSRNKFSGEIPEQLAIGCISLKNLKLSNNRLQGPVFPTHSNLIQLQYLYLDGNIFTGKISAGIFKSPQLEILDVGKNNISGHLPTQIGNFTELKSLSMSDNYLEGSIPVEYCNLYSLSLLDLSENRIFGPIPSCFNLSLSFLHLQGNELTGFMPNALSKISSLVTLDVRNNKIFGNIPSRIGSISNLRVLLLRGNNLQGRIPTHLCQLKNISILDLSHNNLSGPVPPCFGNMTFGRARVTDFLTFVVSQETYDGYLDLFHGRGYRIDISVPMKLSYAASSNEEVEFITKRRSETYKGNVLYFMSGLDLSWNQLTGEIPPEIGHLTAIHALNLSHNQLTGPVPETFSNLKQIESMDLSYNRLSGKIPPQLTDLNFLSTFTVAHNNLSGRTPDMKGQFSTFGATSYEDNPLLCGPPLKGCFSTSLLPPSMPTTSEEEEDSYDIIFYACFSASCTISFLVFISLLYINRYWRGLYFYMVDACIYSCYYFAIESYYFALDNLRKVFPWLLA
- the LOC131221506 gene encoding receptor-like protein 15 isoform X2, producing the protein MDWALVMWSCALVFVQYHSHGCLGYLDKERTSLLEIKASINYPNGSSLPTWEDGTDCCSWERIKCNNATGRVTEISLKDTREYKLGEWYLNADLLLSFGELRSLDLSENYLAGWVDREGFKRWSRLSKLEHLDLSYNPLNESILPYLGALLSLKSLSLRSNNFGLPDRGIEVEYSPPIILYTSFEMLSRLGNLEQLDLSWNQLNRSILPYLGALSSLKSLDLSWNNLEGCFPSKELANLSKLEVLDLGFNQLNGSLFLQELANLSKLEVLDLGHNQLNGSLFLQDLCNLENLQELDLQGNELEGSLPPCLSNLSSLQLLDLSANRLSGQISSSLISNLTMIRFLSLSPNRFEGSLSFSSFANLSKLEVVELSVLEGAYPEGDVITYPNQLEVETESTHWVPKFQLKVLHLSNCNINKLTGTIPTFLSSQHNLISLDLSHNNMKGKFPSWLLENNERLRVLDLGSNSLVSPFHLPTHSRNLDLSLLDVSNNQIYGQLPENIGSLLPNIEYLNMSTNALHGTIPPSVGNMTQIYTLDLSRNKFSGEIPEQLAIGCISLKNLKLSNNRLQGPVFPTHSNLIQLQYLYLDGNIFTGKISAGIFKSPQLEILDVGKNNISGHLPTQIGNFTELKSLSMSDNYLEGSIPVEYCNLYSLSLLDLSENRIFGPIPSCFNLSLSFLHLQGNELTGFMPNALSKISSLVTLDVRNNKIFGNIPSRIGSISNLRVLLLRGNNLQGRIPTHLCQLKNISILDLSHNNLSGPVPPCFGNMTFGRARVTDFLTFVVSQETYDGYLDLFHGRGYRIDISVPMKLSYAASSNEEVEFITKRRSETYKGNVLYFMSGLDLSWNQLTGEIPPEIGHLTAIHALNLSHNQLTGPVPETFSNLKQIESMDLSYNRLSGKIPPQLTDLNFLSTFTVAHNNLSGRTPDMKGQFSTFGATSYEDNPLLCGPPLKGCFSTSLLPPSMPTTSEEEEDSYDIIFYACFSASCTISFLVFISLLYINRYWRGLYFYMVDACIYSCYYFAIESYYFALDNLRKVFPWLLA